One genomic region from Amycolatopsis sp. FBCC-B4732 encodes:
- a CDS encoding MCE family protein translates to MTRELWQRLRYQVLGLAFLLVAALFITGTLAVYNKAFTPVTLVKLETDRVGSQLRTGGDVKVRGMIVGEVRSVLAKGDHAELELALDPDKTHVIPKNVAARLLPKTLFGERYVALQLPEAPQGPIEAGDVIPQDRSSAAIELQKVLDDVLPLLQAVQPEKLSSTLTAVSTALEGRGKQLGRTLVQLSDYLGKLNPSLPDVKADITGLANVAQTYDKAAPDLLQALSDLTTTSRTIVDQRAQLSDLYATVTAASVDLTNFLQVNKDNLIRLTTAIQPTLDVLAKYAPEYPCLMRQLAESVPRAELAFGKGTAHPEVSRVTIEFAASRGKYLPGVDEPKYEDKRGPRCYPQVPKPGVWPQYPPDGAIEDGSSKPAPPKNPPEELPAGGGALGGSGTIVGSSYERDLIDLLASPALGTAPGDVPGWAGLLVGPLYRGAEVELK, encoded by the coding sequence ATGACGCGCGAGCTCTGGCAGCGGCTCCGGTACCAGGTGCTGGGGCTCGCCTTCCTGCTCGTGGCCGCGTTGTTCATCACGGGCACGCTCGCCGTATACAACAAGGCCTTCACGCCGGTGACGCTCGTGAAGCTGGAGACCGACCGCGTCGGCAGCCAGCTGCGCACCGGCGGCGACGTCAAGGTCCGCGGCATGATCGTCGGCGAAGTCCGGTCGGTGCTGGCGAAGGGCGACCACGCCGAGCTGGAACTGGCCCTCGACCCGGACAAGACGCACGTCATCCCCAAGAACGTCGCCGCGCGGCTGCTGCCGAAGACGCTGTTCGGCGAGCGGTACGTCGCCCTGCAGCTGCCCGAGGCGCCGCAAGGCCCGATCGAGGCCGGCGACGTCATCCCGCAGGACCGCAGCAGCGCGGCGATCGAGCTGCAGAAGGTCCTCGACGACGTGCTGCCGCTGCTGCAGGCGGTCCAGCCCGAAAAGCTGTCGAGCACGCTGACGGCGGTGTCGACCGCGCTCGAAGGCCGCGGCAAGCAGCTCGGCCGGACCCTCGTGCAGCTGAGCGACTACCTCGGCAAGCTGAACCCGTCGCTGCCGGACGTCAAGGCCGACATCACCGGGCTCGCCAACGTCGCGCAGACCTACGACAAGGCGGCGCCGGACCTGCTGCAGGCGCTGTCCGACCTGACGACTACGAGCCGGACGATCGTCGACCAGCGCGCGCAGCTGAGCGACCTCTACGCCACCGTCACCGCGGCTTCGGTCGACCTGACGAACTTCCTGCAGGTCAACAAGGACAACCTGATCCGGCTCACCACGGCGATCCAGCCCACGCTCGACGTCCTCGCGAAGTACGCGCCGGAGTACCCGTGCCTGATGCGGCAGCTCGCCGAGTCGGTGCCGCGCGCGGAGCTGGCGTTCGGCAAGGGCACCGCGCACCCCGAGGTCAGCCGGGTCACCATCGAGTTCGCCGCCAGCCGCGGCAAGTACCTCCCCGGCGTCGACGAGCCGAAGTACGAGGACAAGCGCGGCCCGCGCTGCTACCCGCAGGTCCCGAAGCCGGGCGTCTGGCCGCAGTACCCGCCGGACGGCGCGATCGAGGACGGCTCCAGCAAGCCCGCCCCGCCGAAGAACCCGCCCGAGGAGCTGCCCGCCGGCGGGGGCGCCCTCGGCGGCTCCGGCACGATCGTCGGGTCGAGCTACGAACGCGACCTGATCGACCTGCTCGCCTCGCCCGCGCTCGGCACCGCGCCGGGTGACGTGCCCGGCTGGGCGGGCCTGCTCGTCGGGCCGCTCTACCGCGGGGCGGAGGTGGAGCTGAAGTGA
- a CDS encoding ABC transporter permease, which translates to MTAEPIDHERTLEYIARPGQSLEGLGKQLAFAAKALAWSPRTIRRYGRETLRLLTEVCFGTGGLAVIGGTLGVMIGMTLFTGLIVGLQGYSALNQLGTAALTGFISAYFNTREVAPLSAGLALSATVGCGFTAQLGAMRISEEIDALEVMGVPSMPYLVTTRVLAGVAAVIPLYAVGLLSSYLASRQITIWLYGQSAGTYDHYFTLFLPPGDVLWSFGKVIVFSVLVILSHCYYGFNAGGGPAGVGVAVGRAVRTSIVLISVLDFFLSLAIWGANTTVRISG; encoded by the coding sequence ATGACGGCGGAACCGATCGACCACGAGCGGACGCTCGAGTACATCGCGCGCCCGGGCCAGAGCCTGGAAGGCCTCGGCAAGCAGCTCGCGTTCGCCGCGAAGGCGCTCGCCTGGTCCCCGCGCACGATCCGCCGCTACGGCCGGGAAACGCTGCGGCTGCTCACCGAGGTCTGCTTCGGCACCGGCGGCCTCGCCGTCATCGGCGGCACGCTCGGCGTGATGATCGGGATGACGCTGTTCACCGGTCTCATCGTCGGTCTGCAGGGCTACTCCGCGCTGAACCAGCTCGGCACGGCCGCGCTCACCGGGTTCATCTCCGCCTACTTCAACACCCGCGAGGTCGCGCCGCTCTCGGCCGGCCTCGCCTTGAGCGCGACCGTCGGGTGTGGCTTCACCGCCCAGCTCGGCGCGATGCGGATCTCCGAGGAGATCGACGCGCTCGAGGTCATGGGCGTGCCGAGCATGCCGTACCTGGTGACCACCCGGGTGCTCGCCGGCGTCGCCGCGGTGATCCCGCTGTACGCGGTCGGCCTGCTGTCGAGCTACCTCGCGTCCCGCCAGATCACCATCTGGCTCTACGGGCAGTCCGCGGGCACCTACGACCACTACTTCACGCTGTTCCTGCCACCCGGTGACGTCCTCTGGTCGTTCGGGAAGGTGATCGTCTTCAGCGTGCTCGTGATCCTGTCCCACTGCTACTACGGCTTCAACGCCGGCGGCGGCCCGGCGGGTGTCGGTGTCGCGGTGGGTCGCGCGGTGCGGACGTCGATCGTGCTGATCTCGGTGCTGGACTTCTTCCTGTCCCTCGCGATCTGGGGCGCGAACACGACGGTGAGGATCTCCGGATGA
- a CDS encoding ABC transporter permease yields the protein MSESTGTLPGTAALTQVGRLATLSWEVLRAIFKRPFQAREWIQQCWFFASVTILPTALVAIPFGAVIALQLGSLTAQIGAQSFTGAASALAIVQQASPLITALLVAGAGGSAVCADIGARKIREEIDAMEVLGVNPIQRLIVPRVLAAMVVSVLLNGLVSVVGVLGGYFFNVVLQGGTPGAYLASFNALAQVPDLWVSEIKALLYGFVAGVVAAFRGLNPPPGPKGVGDAVNQAVVITFLLLFLINVVLTAIYLRIVPPKAM from the coding sequence GTGAGCGAGAGCACGGGCACGCTCCCGGGAACCGCGGCCCTGACCCAGGTCGGCCGCCTGGCGACGCTCTCGTGGGAGGTCCTGCGCGCGATCTTCAAGCGCCCCTTCCAGGCCCGCGAGTGGATCCAGCAGTGCTGGTTCTTCGCCAGCGTGACGATCCTGCCCACGGCACTGGTGGCCATCCCGTTCGGCGCGGTGATCGCGCTGCAGCTCGGCTCGCTGACCGCGCAGATCGGCGCCCAGTCGTTCACCGGCGCGGCCAGCGCGCTGGCCATCGTGCAGCAGGCCAGCCCGCTGATCACGGCGTTGCTCGTCGCGGGCGCCGGCGGCAGCGCGGTCTGCGCGGACATCGGCGCGCGCAAGATCCGCGAAGAGATCGACGCCATGGAAGTGCTGGGCGTCAACCCGATCCAGCGTCTCATCGTGCCCCGGGTGCTGGCCGCGATGGTCGTTTCGGTGCTCCTCAACGGCTTGGTCAGCGTGGTCGGGGTGCTCGGCGGCTACTTCTTCAACGTCGTCCTCCAAGGCGGCACGCCCGGCGCGTACCTGGCCAGCTTCAACGCCCTCGCCCAGGTGCCCGACCTCTGGGTCAGCGAGATCAAGGCGCTGCTCTACGGCTTCGTCGCCGGTGTCGTGGCGGCGTTCCGCGGGCTGAACCCGCCACCCGGGCCGAAGGGCGTCGGCGACGCGGTCAACCAGGCCGTCGTCATCACGTTCCTGCTGCTGTTCCTCATCAACGTCGTGCTCACCGCGATCTACCTGCGGATCGTCCCGCCGAAGGCCATGTGA
- a CDS encoding glucose 1-dehydrogenase, with protein sequence MRLDGKIAIVTGAARGQGEAAARAFVAEGAKVLVADILDDEGKQLAAELGEQAVYQHLDVGSEDDWATAVERVGTEFGAPDVLVNNAGILHFSELGKTTLADYERVIRVNQIGAFLGMRSVVEPMTAAGGGSIVNVSSVEGLAGMPYLIAYTASKFAIRGMTKVAAMELGKKHIRVNSVHPGAIDTQMVSTAAGGQKVDMSYVGKKVALGRVGQPEDIAKLVLFLASDESAYCTGAEFVADGGATASHALNF encoded by the coding sequence GTGAGGCTGGACGGGAAGATCGCCATCGTCACCGGGGCCGCGCGCGGCCAAGGCGAGGCCGCGGCCCGCGCGTTCGTCGCCGAAGGCGCGAAGGTGCTCGTCGCCGACATCCTGGACGACGAGGGCAAGCAGCTCGCCGCCGAACTCGGCGAGCAGGCCGTCTACCAGCACCTCGACGTCGGCAGCGAGGACGACTGGGCCACCGCCGTCGAGCGCGTGGGCACCGAGTTCGGCGCCCCGGACGTGCTGGTCAACAACGCCGGCATCCTGCACTTCTCCGAGCTGGGCAAGACGACGCTGGCCGATTACGAACGCGTGATCCGGGTGAACCAGATCGGGGCGTTTCTCGGGATGCGCTCGGTCGTTGAACCGATGACCGCCGCCGGCGGTGGCTCCATCGTCAACGTGTCCTCTGTGGAGGGTCTGGCCGGGATGCCGTACCTGATCGCCTACACCGCGAGCAAGTTCGCGATCCGCGGGATGACCAAGGTCGCGGCGATGGAACTCGGCAAGAAGCACATCCGCGTCAATTCCGTGCACCCCGGCGCGATCGATACCCAGATGGTTTCGACCGCGGCCGGCGGCCAGAAAGTCGACATGTCCTACGTCGGCAAGAAGGTCGCGCTCGGCCGCGTCGGGCAGCCCGAAGACATCGCGAAGCTGGTGTTGTTCCTGGCCAGCGACGAGAGCGCGTACTGCACCGGGGCGGAGTTCGTCGCGGACGGGGGAGCCACGGCGTCCCACGCGCTCAACTTCTAG
- a CDS encoding 3-oxoacyl-ACP reductase — protein sequence MSLTGRIAIVTGAAAGLGRAEALALAARGATVVVNDIGEPKDVVAEIEAAGGTAVAVAGDVGERATADALTQAALDLGGLDVVVNNAGVLRDKMLFSMSDDDWDTVLRVHLRGHFLLSRNAAKHWREKSKADGKPVYGRLVNTASEAFLIGSPGQPNYAAAKAGITALTMSAARGLAKYGVRANAICPRARTAMTEGVFGAAPAEGADPLSVEHVAPFVAYLASPAAEHVNGQVFVVHGGTVALVEAPRIERRWGLDELETSVSAFFAERDPGRMFAATEILEES from the coding sequence GTGAGCCTGACCGGCAGGATTGCGATCGTCACGGGCGCCGCCGCGGGCCTGGGCCGGGCCGAAGCGCTCGCCCTGGCCGCCCGCGGCGCCACGGTCGTCGTCAACGACATCGGCGAGCCGAAGGACGTCGTCGCGGAGATCGAAGCGGCGGGCGGCACCGCCGTCGCGGTCGCCGGCGACGTGGGGGAGCGGGCCACGGCCGACGCGCTCACCCAGGCCGCGCTCGACCTCGGCGGGCTCGACGTCGTGGTCAACAACGCCGGCGTGCTGCGCGACAAGATGCTGTTCTCGATGTCCGACGACGACTGGGACACCGTGCTGCGCGTGCACCTGCGCGGGCACTTCCTGTTGTCCCGCAACGCCGCCAAGCACTGGCGCGAAAAGTCCAAAGCGGACGGAAAGCCCGTCTACGGTCGGCTGGTCAACACGGCGTCCGAAGCGTTCCTCATCGGCTCGCCCGGCCAGCCCAACTACGCCGCGGCGAAGGCGGGCATCACCGCGCTCACCATGTCGGCCGCCCGCGGCCTCGCCAAGTACGGCGTCCGCGCCAACGCGATCTGCCCGCGCGCGCGGACGGCGATGACCGAGGGCGTGTTCGGCGCCGCCCCTGCCGAAGGCGCCGATCCGCTCTCGGTCGAGCACGTCGCCCCCTTCGTCGCCTACCTCGCCTCGCCGGCCGCCGAGCACGTCAACGGCCAGGTGTTCGTCGTCCACGGCGGCACCGTCGCGCTGGTCGAAGCGCCGCGGATCGAGCGGCGCTGGGGCCTCGACGAGCTGGAAACCTCGGTCAGCGCGTTCTTCGCCGAACGCGATCCCGGCCGGATGTTCGCCGCCACCGAAATCCTGGAGGAGTCGTGA
- a CDS encoding ferredoxin — translation MEIGVDRLACEANAVCVGFAPDVFDLDDDENLVVRPGPVPADQVERVSDAVKGCPKNALFIVG, via the coding sequence ATGGAGATCGGCGTCGACAGGCTGGCTTGCGAAGCGAACGCGGTGTGCGTCGGCTTCGCCCCGGACGTCTTCGACCTCGACGACGACGAGAACCTGGTGGTCCGGCCGGGTCCGGTCCCGGCCGATCAGGTAGAACGTGTTTCCGATGCGGTCAAGGGCTGTCCGAAGAACGCCCTGTTCATCGTCGGTTAG
- a CDS encoding acyl-CoA dehydrogenase family protein: protein MRIDYTPEQRELAAELREYFAELMTPERRDGLRSGGGEYGDGAAYKEIVRQLGKDGWLALGWPKEYGGQGRPMLDQLIFTDEAAVAGVPVPFLTVNTVGPTIMRYGTDEQKAFYLPKIAAGELHFSIGYSEPEAGTDLASLKTRAVRDGDEYVVTGQKMWTSLIEYADYVWLAVRTDPSAKKHRGLSMLIVPTSAPGFSWTKVHTVAGAGTSATYYDEVRVPVSARVAEENAGWPLITNQLNHERVALTSAAPVRKALADVLAWAKETGAIEQEWVRLHLARVHAGAEYLKLRNWRIAWAAAASELGPAEASATKVYGTEFAIEAYRLLMEVLGAAAVVREGSPGALLAGRIERLHRSALILTFGGGTNEIQRDMIAATALGLPVTR, encoded by the coding sequence GTGCGGATCGACTACACGCCGGAGCAGCGCGAGCTGGCCGCCGAACTTCGGGAGTACTTCGCCGAACTGATGACGCCCGAACGCCGTGACGGCCTCCGCTCGGGCGGTGGCGAGTACGGCGACGGCGCCGCCTACAAGGAAATCGTCCGGCAGCTGGGCAAGGACGGCTGGCTCGCGCTGGGCTGGCCGAAGGAGTACGGCGGACAGGGCCGGCCGATGCTCGACCAGCTGATCTTCACCGACGAAGCCGCCGTCGCCGGGGTGCCGGTCCCCTTCCTGACGGTGAACACCGTCGGGCCGACCATCATGCGCTACGGCACCGACGAGCAGAAGGCGTTCTACCTGCCCAAGATCGCCGCCGGCGAGCTGCATTTCTCGATCGGCTACTCCGAGCCCGAAGCCGGCACGGACCTGGCCTCGCTGAAGACGCGCGCGGTCCGCGACGGCGACGAGTACGTCGTCACCGGGCAGAAGATGTGGACGAGCCTGATCGAGTACGCCGACTACGTCTGGCTCGCGGTGCGGACCGACCCGTCGGCGAAGAAGCACCGCGGGCTGTCGATGCTGATCGTGCCGACGTCGGCGCCGGGGTTTTCGTGGACCAAGGTGCACACGGTCGCGGGTGCGGGCACCAGCGCGACGTACTACGACGAGGTGCGCGTGCCGGTGTCCGCGCGCGTCGCCGAGGAGAACGCGGGCTGGCCGCTGATCACCAACCAGCTCAACCACGAGCGCGTCGCGCTGACGTCGGCGGCGCCGGTGCGCAAGGCGCTGGCCGACGTCCTGGCGTGGGCGAAGGAAACCGGCGCGATCGAGCAGGAATGGGTGCGGCTGCACCTCGCGCGGGTGCACGCCGGCGCGGAGTACCTGAAGCTGCGGAACTGGCGGATCGCCTGGGCGGCCGCGGCGAGCGAGCTCGGCCCGGCGGAGGCGTCGGCGACGAAGGTGTACGGCACGGAGTTCGCGATCGAGGCCTACCGGCTGCTGATGGAGGTGCTCGGCGCGGCCGCCGTCGTCCGCGAAGGCTCGCCGGGCGCGCTGCTGGCCGGCCGGATCGAACGGCTGCACCGCTCGGCGCTCATCCTCACCTTCGGCGGCGGCACCAACGAAATCCAGCGGGACATGATCGCCGCCACCGCACTCGGCCTGCCCGTCACGCGCTAG
- a CDS encoding acyl-CoA dehydrogenase family protein translates to MDFTPSEASADLAALSRRILAGKTTHDPHGTGGFDAPLWTALGQAGVLDAALPSSLGGGGFGLLEQCAVLTEIGRAVAAVPYLPSITMAASALAEFGTPELVDRWVLPVLRGERVLAVALSGFTAVGGRLSGARPAVAFGAFAHGFLVAAADEVFLVDAAAAGVSVRPQRTTDHADACLLELSDVQGTSLGAIAEWLRLRGTAGVCAQQLGVVERALELTAAYAGERKQFDHVIGGFQAVRQRLADAYVDVEAVRLTTLQAAWRLASDLPATEAVATAKFWAAEAGHRVAHTTVHVHGGVGIDVDHVVHRYFTAAKRLEFELGSATPQLLALGDALAG, encoded by the coding sequence ATGGACTTCACCCCTTCCGAGGCGTCGGCCGACCTCGCCGCGCTGAGCCGGCGGATCCTCGCCGGCAAGACCACCCACGACCCGCACGGCACCGGCGGCTTCGACGCTCCACTGTGGACGGCCTTGGGACAGGCGGGCGTGCTCGACGCAGCCCTGCCGTCGTCGCTCGGCGGCGGCGGGTTCGGCCTGCTCGAACAGTGCGCGGTGCTCACCGAAATCGGCCGCGCGGTGGCGGCGGTCCCCTACCTGCCCTCGATCACGATGGCGGCGTCGGCGCTGGCCGAGTTCGGCACGCCCGAGCTGGTGGACCGCTGGGTGCTGCCGGTGCTGCGCGGCGAGCGCGTGCTGGCCGTGGCGCTGTCCGGCTTCACCGCCGTCGGTGGCCGGTTGTCCGGTGCACGGCCGGCCGTGGCTTTCGGCGCGTTCGCCCACGGGTTCCTGGTCGCCGCCGCGGACGAGGTCTTCCTGGTCGACGCGGCCGCGGCCGGGGTGTCGGTGCGGCCGCAGCGCACGACCGACCACGCGGACGCGTGCCTGCTGGAGCTGTCCGACGTCCAGGGGACTTCGCTGGGCGCCATCGCCGAGTGGCTGCGCCTGCGCGGGACGGCCGGCGTGTGCGCGCAGCAGCTCGGCGTCGTCGAGCGGGCCCTGGAGCTGACGGCGGCGTACGCGGGCGAGCGCAAGCAGTTCGACCACGTCATCGGCGGTTTTCAGGCGGTACGCCAGCGGCTCGCGGACGCGTACGTCGACGTCGAAGCGGTCCGCCTGACGACCCTGCAAGCCGCGTGGCGGCTGGCGTCGGACCTCCCCGCGACGGAAGCGGTGGCGACGGCGAAGTTCTGGGCCGCGGAGGCCGGTCATCGCGTGGCCCACACGACGGTCCACGTCCACGGCGGCGTCGGCATCGACGTCGACCACGTGGTGCACCGCTATTTCACGGCGGCGAAGCGGCTGGAGTTCGAGCTGGGTTCGGCGACACCGCAGCTGCTGGCGCTGGGTGACGCACTGGCCGGCTAA
- a CDS encoding serine hydrolase, producing the protein MTRHAADLPGAVALIAHGDQVETAAIGSADAKHTLPMARDSLFRIASLTKPIVAAALLLLVDEGDLALEDPIAPWLPELASPLVVRTPQGPVDDVVPATRPITVEDLLTFRCGYGLAADMTLPAVDLLLQVLGHPAAPPRGLTPDEWLAALAQVPLLHQPGEAWLYDTASDLQGVLISRVTGRPLPEFLAEHLFEPLGMADTGFTVPTAALGRLTSAYRRGEDGLRLIDSPEGRWSTPPSFSSGSGGLVSTVDDLLAFGRFLLAEGTAGRRLSPHSVRAMTTDHLTPEQREAGRVFLHGQGWGYGGSVDVEPTHPGEVAGRYGWVGGAGTAWHIVPSTGTVSVLLTQVELTSPEPTPLMREFWTYAV; encoded by the coding sequence CTGACCCGGCACGCCGCAGACCTCCCCGGCGCGGTAGCCCTCATCGCCCACGGCGACCAGGTCGAAACCGCAGCCATCGGCTCGGCCGACGCCAAGCACACCCTCCCCATGGCGCGCGACTCCCTCTTCCGCATCGCCTCCCTGACCAAACCGATCGTCGCCGCGGCGCTGCTCCTCCTCGTCGACGAAGGCGACCTCGCCCTCGAAGACCCCATCGCGCCGTGGCTCCCCGAACTGGCCTCCCCACTAGTGGTCCGCACCCCACAAGGCCCAGTCGACGACGTAGTCCCCGCCACCCGCCCGATCACCGTGGAAGACCTGCTCACCTTCCGCTGCGGCTACGGCCTGGCCGCCGACATGACGCTGCCCGCCGTCGACCTGCTCCTCCAGGTCCTCGGCCACCCGGCCGCTCCTCCTCGCGGGCTCACTCCCGACGAGTGGCTGGCCGCGCTCGCGCAAGTGCCGCTGCTGCACCAGCCCGGCGAGGCATGGCTCTACGACACCGCCTCCGATCTCCAAGGCGTGCTGATCTCGCGAGTCACCGGCCGTCCGCTGCCGGAGTTCCTGGCGGAGCACCTGTTCGAGCCGCTCGGTATGGCCGATACCGGGTTCACCGTGCCGACCGCCGCGCTGGGCCGGCTGACCAGCGCTTACCGCCGGGGCGAGGACGGGCTGCGGCTGATCGACTCGCCCGAAGGCCGCTGGAGCACCCCGCCGTCGTTCTCCTCCGGGTCGGGCGGGCTCGTCTCGACCGTCGACGACCTGCTCGCCTTCGGCCGCTTCCTGCTGGCCGAAGGCACGGCCGGCCGGCGGCTCTCCCCGCACTCGGTTCGCGCGATGACGACCGACCACCTGACACCCGAGCAGCGCGAAGCCGGCCGGGTTTTCCTGCACGGACAGGGCTGGGGCTACGGCGGTTCGGTCGACGTCGAGCCGACGCACCCCGGCGAGGTGGCCGGCCGCTACGGCTGGGTCGGCGGTGCCGGCACCGCCTGGCACATCGTCCCCTCGACCGGCACGGTTTCGGTGCTGCTCACCCAGGTCGAGCTGACCAGCCCCGAGCCCACTCCGCTGATGCGCGAATTCTGGACGTACGCCGTTTAG